One genomic window of Pempheris klunzingeri isolate RE-2024b chromosome 12, fPemKlu1.hap1, whole genome shotgun sequence includes the following:
- the LOC139210960 gene encoding sprouty-related, EVH1 domain-containing protein 2-like — protein MIEETHPNDDSYIVRVKAVVMTRDDSSGGWLAQDGGALSRVGVCRLLPSELAPTLACSSSQFLIRGERLRDKRVILDCPLKKNLVYTIATPTFHHWKVEERKCGLSFQSPADARAFDRGVRKAIEDLAEGSTTSSTALQNEGELGDDDVFTNTTDSSSNSSQKLESSLQPLESSPLPQRQKCMLGHRHDLYDPYRLSDHYFLDQPLSRPSRHVTFQEDEEIVRINPRERSWERTSERHLGRQSDRPWLTGYEDYRHATVRDKFIQMDDSESYVHFAKTEVQKHDYTYPLAPTLSPSDSDPALGPFLNKGHGGSFRHGFSSVVSTQPRSFLPSSSPSSNGGKGRKGDGVERTQCEHCGETFYVSDNRRGRCQDAPDPVRACIRRVSCMWLADTMLYHCMSDPEGDYSDPCSCDGGEGNGGGRLGSRWLALLGLSLVAPCLCLYPPLHACHRAGLKCGCCGGRHKALS, from the exons tGACAGCTACATCGTGCGTGTGAAAGCGGTGGTGATGACGCGGGACGATTCAAGCGGTGGCTGGCTGGCACAGGACGGGGGAGCCCTGAGCAGGGTTGGGGTGTGCCGCCTCCTGCCGTCAGAGCTGGCACCCACACTGGCCTGCAGCAGCTCCCAGTTCCTCATTCGTGGTGAGAGGCTGCGGGACAAACGg GTGATCCTGGACTGCCCCCTGAAGAAGAACCTTGTGTACACCATAGCAACGCCCACATTTCACCATtggaaggtggaggagaggaagtgtgGGCTGTCCTTCCAGAGTCCAGCTGACGCCAGAGCGTTCGACAGGGGGGTACGGAAAGCCATCGAGGACCTAGCTGAAG GCTCCACAACCTCCTCTACAGCGCTCCAGAATGAGGGCGAGCTGGGCGACGACGACGTTTTTACT AACACAACAGACAGCTCATCCAACTCCTCCCAGAAGCTGGAGAGCTCTCTGCAGCCACTCGAGTCCTCGCCCCTTCCGCAGAGACAaaagtgcatgctgggacatCGCCACGACCTCTACGACCCCTACCGCCTCTCAGACCACTACTTCTTGGACCAG CCATTGTCTCGGCCTTCCCGTCATGTCACCTTCCAGGAGGACGAGGAAATCGTCCGTATCAACCCTCGGGAGCGCAGCTGGGAGCGAACCAGCGAGCGTCACCTTGGACGTCAGTCGGATCGCCCCTGGCTGACGGGATACGAGGACTACCGCCACGCCACTGTGCGTGACAAGTTCATTCAAATGGATGACTCTGAGTCCTACGTCCACTTTGCCAAGACGGAGGTGCAGAAGCACGACTATACCTATCCGCTGGCACCGACCCTGTCGCCCTCAGACTCTGACCCCGCCCTTGGACCCTTTCTCAATAAGGGCCATGGTGGCTCATTTCGCCATGGCTTTTCCTCTGTGGTCTCCACCCAGCCCCGCTCCTTCCTACCGAGCTCCTCCCCGTCCAGCAATGGAGGGAAAGGACGGAAGGGCGATGGGGTGGAGCGCACTCAGTGTGAACACTGCGGCGAGACCTTTTATGTCTCCGACAACCGGAGAGGCCGGTGCCAGGATGCGCCCGACCCTGTGCGGGCGTGCATTCGGCGAGTCAGCTGCATGTGGCTGGCAGACACCATGCTCTACCACTGCATGTCCGACCCAGAGGGGGACTACTCGGACCCCTGCTCCTGTGACGGGGGCGAGGGCAACGGGGGAGGCCGGCTCGGCTCGCGCTGGTTAGCTCTGCTCGGCCTGTCTCTGGTGGCACCCTGCCTCTGCCTCTACCCGCCCCTCCACGCTTGCCACCGGGCGGGGCTCAAGTGCGGCTGCTGCGGAGGCCGGCACAAGGCCCTGAGCTGA